AAATCGTGCGAGTAACACCATATTATAAACTAGCTGATCGTGCTAAGATTATTCGGGGAAATCAATCTAAACCTATACGTCATGCATACTTTCACGAGTACAGAAAGTTGCAAGAGCTTTGCCTGATGATTCTAAATAGAGAGAAACATGGGTTAGGATATCAAGAGCAAAAAATCCATGGTATTCTTTTTGATGTTTCCTGGCTTTGGGAAGAGTATGTTTATACCTTGTTGCCAAAAGTTTTCATCCATCCACGAAATAAGGATAAGACGGACGGAATTTCAGTATTTTCTGACCGTGAAAGAAAAGTATTTCCAGATTTTTATCATAAAGAGTTAAAAATAGTTTTAGATGCTAAATATAAAGAACTGGAGTTCACTGAAAAAGGAATCAACCGTGAGGACTTATTCCAGCTGATTTCCTATTCTTATATTTTAAAAGTTGAGAAAGCTGGTCTTGTTTTTCCGAGCAAGCAAAAGGTTGTTGATAATGAGATAGGAAAGCTAGCAGGTTATGGAGCTTTGTTGAAGAAATTGTCTATACAAATTCCTCAAAAGGCTTCATCTTATAATGAATTTTGTGAAATGATGGAAAGCTCCGAAGAAACTTTTAAAAGGAATATTACTAAGGAAGTGGGGAGAAACTAATCTCCTCACTTTTTATATTTAAACAAGAAACCGAACATTATTATTTTATAATTGAAATTATTTGACAAAAACTGTACTTTGGTTTATAATGATTCAAGGAAACGTCGTAAAAGACGTAGGGATGCGCAAGCATAGGTAGGTCATTACAAAAGAAACGAGACATCGATATGTTAAATGAATTTCCAATTTTTGATTATGAAGATATTCAGTTGATCCCTAATAAATGTGTGATTAAAAGCCGTTCAGAAGCGGATACAAGTATTACGTTTGGAAAATACACTTTTAAACTACCTGTTGTGCCAGCAAATATGCAGACGATTTTGGATGAGAACGTAGCAGAGCAACTTGCTAAAGGCGGTTACTTTTACATTATGCATCGTTTTGATGAGGCTGGGCGCATTCCTTTTATCAAACGCATGCACGATCAAGGGCTCATTGCTTCCATTTCTGTCGGTGTCAAGGATTACGAGTATGACTTTGTTAGCCGACTCAAGGCTGATGCTCCTGAGTATATCACGATTGACATTGCCCATGGTCATGCGGATAGCGTGATTTCTATGATTCAACATATCAAGAAAGAATTGCCAGATACTTTTGTCATTGCTGGTAACGTAGGAACACCAGAAGCTGTTCGTGAATTGGAAAATGCCGGTGCGGATGCTACTAAGGTTGGAATAGGTCCTGGTAAGGTTTGTATCACAAAGGTAAAGACAGGTTTTGGTACAGGTGGTTGGCAGTTGGCTGCCCTACGCTGGTGTGCAAAGGCTGCGCGTAAACCGATCATCGCTGATGGTGGGATTCGTACTCATGGCGATATTGCTAAGTCTATCCGTTTCGGTGCCAGCATGGTCATGATTGGTTCCCTATTTGCAGGACATATCGAAAGCCCAGGAAAGACGATTGAAGTCGATGGCGAACAGTTCAAAGAATACTATGGTTCAGCTTCTCAA
This genomic interval from Streptococcus oralis subsp. tigurinus contains the following:
- the guaC gene encoding GMP reductase, producing MLNEFPIFDYEDIQLIPNKCVIKSRSEADTSITFGKYTFKLPVVPANMQTILDENVAEQLAKGGYFYIMHRFDEAGRIPFIKRMHDQGLIASISVGVKDYEYDFVSRLKADAPEYITIDIAHGHADSVISMIQHIKKELPDTFVIAGNVGTPEAVRELENAGADATKVGIGPGKVCITKVKTGFGTGGWQLAALRWCAKAARKPIIADGGIRTHGDIAKSIRFGASMVMIGSLFAGHIESPGKTIEVDGEQFKEYYGSASQYQKGAYKNVEGKRILLPAKGHLQDTLTEMEQDLQSAISYAGGRRLADLKHVDYVIVKNSIWNGDASH